ACAGTCTCGGCCTCTCGCCGGCGGCGTTTCGCTCACAAGTCGCCGCCAAGCTGCGCACGCTCTCTTTCGTGAGTGACGTGTTTACCCGCGATGAATTGCAAGCGAGCGATAGGCCGACGCGCGAGTTTTTGGAAAAGCAGCGGCATTCGTTTCACCCTGAACGGTCGGTGGATTTGGTGTTGCAGTTGAAACCGTTCTATCTCGTCTCAAACAGATCCCAAGGCACCACGCACGGCAGCCCCTACCACTATGACTCGCACGTGCCGATGATTTTCTGGGGCGAGCGCATCAAGCCGGGCCGAATCGACAGCCCTGCCAAAACTGTTGATCTCGCGCCGACGCTGGCTTATTTGCTGCATCTCGATTTGTCCTCACTCAAATCTCAGCAAGCAGGCCGCGGCGCAGTTGAGTCCGGCGTCGATGGCGAAGTTTTAAAGATAGCGCTTCAAGAATAAGATCAAATGTTATTGCCCGGTCACTGCGGCGAATTGCGATGCACAGGAATGCCGTAACGCAGGCTCCCAGCCTGCAAACGGAGGCGAGTTGGATGCGTGCGCTACAAAAACTTCGTGATCGTGATGGTTTTTCCAGAGCAATACGATAAAAGTGACCGGTCATTTGGCTCGAGCAAAAATAGTTTTATAACGGAACAATTTGTGGACAGTTCAGCCGTCGTTTTCGCCGAAAAAGTGACGCTGGAGATCGTCAAAAACCTTCCGGCCATTCTCTGGTTTCTGCTGTTCAGCGTCATTTTTATTTTATTTTACAAGCCACTGCGCTATGAATTGCTGCCCAAACTCAGCGGCCTGAAAGTGTGGGGCGTGGAATTTTCTTTTGTGCAGCATGCCATCGCCACGGCCATCGAGTTGGCGGAAAAATCGGAAGCGTTTCCGCCGGTGAAAACCTCGAAAGAGCAACGGCAGCGCGTCATCGACCGCGTGAGGAGAAACGCCAATTTATTTCGTGGCAGCCGCATTTTGTGGATTGACGATTTTCCCGAGAGCCCGGCCAACGAACGCCGGATGCTGCAGAGCCTGCTGGTCGACGTCACCATGGCGACGGGCACGGCGGCGGCGGAAAAGCTTTTGCGGGCGAAAGAAAAGAAATACGATCTCATCCTGTCGGACATGAAGCGCGACGGCGACAACGAAGCCGGCTTGAAATTTTTGCAGAGCTATGCGAAGCAAAAAAACCGCGTGCCGGTGATTTTTTATATCGGCCATCCCGACCCCACCAAGCCCGTGCCGCTGAACGCCTTCGGCATCACGCATCGCCCAGACGAATTGCTGCATTTGATTATGGATGCCCTCGAGCGAGTGAAAGATTGAAAAAAAATGATCAGCGCCGACGATGTTCGCTAAAGCCTCCCTCGCTTTTAAAAACTTTTACCGCCTCTTCACCAGCGATTTGAACCGCGCGGAGATCGAGCGGCTGGTAAAAGTCGACACCCGCGGCATGTATGCGTTTTACCTGCGCCATACGGAAAAACCGGTGCAGGAGAAAAAGCCGTGGAAACGCGCGCTGATTTTTGCCCGCGAGCTTTTTGTCACCTTTCTTGTGAAGCTGACGCCAGCGCGGCGGCTGCTCTATGCGCTCGCGCTGTTGCTTTTTGCGCTCGCCTTGCTGGATCGAAATTGGTGGAACGTTGTTTATGCATTTCTCATTTTGAATTTCTTGTTGGCGCTGGAGCTGGCCGACAAGCTGATTGCAAAAGACGAACTGGCGGTGGCGCGCGAAATCCAACTGAGCCTTTTGCCAAATCATTCCTTGCCGGTTTCCGGTTTCGAGGTGGCGGCATTTAGCGACGCGGCCAAAAGCGTTGGCGGCGATTACTACGATCTCATTCCGCTGGCCGACGGCAGCGTTCTGGTCGCCATCGGTGACGTTTCCGGCAAGGGTATTTCTGCCGCGTTGTACATGGTGAAAGTGCAGACCATGCTGCGGCTGTTCGCCAGGGAATCCGGCGAGCCATGCGAGCTGCTGGATCGTCTGAACCATCAGCTTTATGGCAGCCTGCGGCGAAATTATTTTCTCACGCTGGCGCTGCTGCGCTTGCATCCCGGCGGCGAAATCGAGCTTTGCCGCGCCGGCCACACGCCAGCGCTCTTTTATGACAACGAGAAAAAGCACTGCCTCTGGCTCGAGCCCCAAGGCATCGCTGTCGGCCTCGAAAACGGCGACGGCTTTCGCCGCAAGCTCGAATTGTCAAAACGGCTTTTGCAAGGCGGTGATGTTCTGCTGCTGTTCACCGACGGTGTGATAGAGACCGCCAACGGCCAGTTGCACGAATTTGGCGAAAACCGTCTCGCGCAAATTTTGTCGCAAAATTCGCAAACGCCGCCAGAGCAGATCAAATCCATTTTGTTGCAGGAATTGCATTCGTTTCGCAACGGCGCCGAGCTGCGCGACGACACGACGTTCGTGGTGATCAAAAGGTCAATTTGACCTGCCTCGAAACGAATCGATAACTACCTGTCGCCTGTCGCATTAAAAACTGAAAAATCCCCTTGACAATCGCGCACTTTTTTTTTATCTTGAAATCGGACTAAAAAAGTCGGATATAAGAACCGCTTCCATAAGGGCAGTTTTATGTTAAGATTATCCCGCAAAGCCGAATACGGCATCATCGCGCTCAAATACATGCAGAGCCGGCCGTCCGGCCAAACCTGCAGCGCCCGCGAGATTGCCGAGCGTTACAATATCCCGGTTGAATTGATGGCGAAGGTGTTGCAAAAAATGGCCAAAGACGGCTTGCTGCAAAGCGCGCAGGGAATTTATGGCGGCTACGAATTGGCCATGCCGCCCTCCAAGATCAGCGTCGCTGATGTGGTGGAAAGCATCGATGGGCCGATCGGCATTGTGGAATGCGTCGTGAGCGAAGAAGCGTGCAAATGTGTGCAATACACCACCGGGGTCTGCAACATCAGCGACCCGTTCGTGCAAATTCAGGGAAAGTTTAAAAATTTTCTCAACGGCATTTCGTTGGCAGATTTGAATTGACCCAGTGTTTTGCCTCATAAACTTTTAATCAGGAGATTGACCATGGTTACGATCACAGCAAAAGCAGCAAGTGAAATCCAAAAGATCATTGCGCAGGAGAACAGCGGCGATCTGGCGCTGCGCGTCGGCGTCCAGGGCGGCGGTTGCTCGGGTTTGAGCTATTTTCTTTCTCTCGATAAAGACCCCAGGCCGGATGACAAAATCCTCGAATCGAACGGCGTGAAAATTTATCTGGATTCAAAAAGTGCGCTGTATTTGGAAGGCACCGAAGTCGATTTCACCGACGGCTTGCAAGGCTCCGGCTTCACGTTCAAGAACCCGAACGCCGTGCGCACCTGCGGTTGCGGCCATTCATTTCAAGCCTAAATTGCAAATTTTAAATTGAAAATTTTCAATTTAAAATTTGAAATGTTTTTGGAAAAGTGGATTGAAATATGACCAAAACCAACGGACAATACCGTCGCAGCAAGCAGCGCGCGCGTATACTTGCTCTGCTGCATCAGGCGAAAAGCCATCCGACCGCCATGATGATTTTCGAGGAATTGCGGCGTGAGATTCCGTCGCTGAGCCTGGGCAATGTTTATCGCAATCTGAACATTCTCGTCCAACAGGGTTTGATTCGCGAGCTGAAAATGGGCAGCACCTACGACCGTTACGACGGGACGGTCGAGCCACACTATCATTTCATTTGCGAGCGCTGCAACGAAATTTCGGATCTCGACCTGCCGCACGACGAGACGCTGAACAAAAAAGTCCGCGCTTTGACCAAAGGGCGGGTGAATTATCATCGCCTTGAATTTTACGGTTCATGCGCACGATGTTTATCGACGAAACCGGAACAGGCTTCATATAAAGGAGCACAATCAATCTGATGAGCACCGAGCTAACAACGATCGAACGGCTCACGAAGAGTGAGTACAAATATGGCTTTACCACCGATATCGAGACCGACCTCGCTCCCAAAGGCTTGAATGAAGACATCATTCGCTTGATTTCTGCGAAAAAAAACGAGCCGAAGTTTATGCTGGAATGGCGGCTGAAGGCCTTTCGCTATTGGCAAAAAATGACGGAGCCGAAATGGCCGAATTTGCGCTATCCGCCGATTGATTATCAGAACACGATTTATTACGCCGCACCGAAATCCAGCAAAAAGCTCGAGAGCCTGGATCAAGTCGATCCCAAGCTGCGCGCAACGTTTGAAAAGCTGGGTATTTCGCTGGAGGAACAGAAGCGCCTTTCCGGTGTCGCGGTGGATGCGGTGATGGACAGTGTTTCAGTTGCGACCACCTTTAAAAAGGAGCTGGCGCAGCTCGGCATCATCTTTTGTTCCTTTTCGGAAGCGGTGCAGAACCATCCGGAGTTGGTGCAAAAATTTCTTGGCTCCGTCGTGCCGTATACGGATAATTATTTTGCCGCGCTCAATTCCGCGGTTTTTAGTGACGGCTCGTTTTGCTACATTCCCAAAGGCGTGCGCTGCCCGATGGAGTTGTCGACGTATTTTCGCATCAACACCGCCAATACCGGCCAATTCGAGCGCACGTTGATCGTCGCGGAAGAGGGCGCTTACGTCAGCTACCTCGAAGGCTGCACCGCGCCGATACGCGACGAAAACCAATTGCACGCGGCGGTGGTGGAACTGGTGGCACACAAAAATGCGCAGATCAAATACTCCACGGTGCAGAATTGGTATCCTGGCGATGCCGAGGGCAAGGGCGGCATTTATAATTTCGTCACCAAGCGCGGCATCTGCCTGG
The sequence above is drawn from the candidate division KSB1 bacterium genome and encodes:
- a CDS encoding PP2C family protein-serine/threonine phosphatase, with amino-acid sequence MFAKASLAFKNFYRLFTSDLNRAEIERLVKVDTRGMYAFYLRHTEKPVQEKKPWKRALIFARELFVTFLVKLTPARRLLYALALLLFALALLDRNWWNVVYAFLILNFLLALELADKLIAKDELAVAREIQLSLLPNHSLPVSGFEVAAFSDAAKSVGGDYYDLIPLADGSVLVAIGDVSGKGISAALYMVKVQTMLRLFARESGEPCELLDRLNHQLYGSLRRNYFLTLALLRLHPGGEIELCRAGHTPALFYDNEKKHCLWLEPQGIAVGLENGDGFRRKLELSKRLLQGGDVLLLFTDGVIETANGQLHEFGENRLAQILSQNSQTPPEQIKSILLQELHSFRNGAELRDDTTFVVIKRSI
- a CDS encoding Rrf2 family transcriptional regulator; the protein is MLRLSRKAEYGIIALKYMQSRPSGQTCSAREIAERYNIPVELMAKVLQKMAKDGLLQSAQGIYGGYELAMPPSKISVADVVESIDGPIGIVECVVSEEACKCVQYTTGVCNISDPFVQIQGKFKNFLNGISLADLN
- a CDS encoding iron-sulfur cluster assembly accessory protein, with product MVTITAKAASEIQKIIAQENSGDLALRVGVQGGGCSGLSYFLSLDKDPRPDDKILESNGVKIYLDSKSALYLEGTEVDFTDGLQGSGFTFKNPNAVRTCGCGHSFQA
- a CDS encoding transcriptional repressor, which codes for MTKTNGQYRRSKQRARILALLHQAKSHPTAMMIFEELRREIPSLSLGNVYRNLNILVQQGLIRELKMGSTYDRYDGTVEPHYHFICERCNEISDLDLPHDETLNKKVRALTKGRVNYHRLEFYGSCARCLSTKPEQASYKGAQSI
- the sufB gene encoding Fe-S cluster assembly protein SufB, whose protein sequence is MSTELTTIERLTKSEYKYGFTTDIETDLAPKGLNEDIIRLISAKKNEPKFMLEWRLKAFRYWQKMTEPKWPNLRYPPIDYQNTIYYAAPKSSKKLESLDQVDPKLRATFEKLGISLEEQKRLSGVAVDAVMDSVSVATTFKKELAQLGIIFCSFSEAVQNHPELVQKFLGSVVPYTDNYFAALNSAVFSDGSFCYIPKGVRCPMELSTYFRINTANTGQFERTLIVAEEGAYVSYLEGCTAPIRDENQLHAAVVELVAHKNAQIKYSTVQNWYPGDAEGKGGIYNFVTKRGICLEENAKISWTQVETGSAITWKYPSVILKGDHTTGEFYSVAVTNNRQQADTGTKMIHLGKNTKSTIVSKGISAGFSNNSYRGLVKVSPNADNARNFSQCDSLLIGDKCGAHTFPYLEVANKTAKIEHEATTSKIGEDQLFYCQQRGIGMEDAIGLIVNGYCKEVFRELPMEFAVEAQKLLAISLEGSVG